The Humulus lupulus chromosome 3, drHumLupu1.1, whole genome shotgun sequence genome window below encodes:
- the LOC133825268 gene encoding uncharacterized protein LOC133825268 gives MRRTRSCTPVEPLNPEIEHTLRQLRSKKRTEELNMDNNGVNNNDGNGNNNNQPAAAGAPLNPAQRAVHDFCMPVVNENLTGIANPAIAANNFELKPALINMVQQNQFGGLATEDPNIHLAIFLEVCATVKMNGVTDDAIRLRLFPFSLRERARSWLQSLQPGTITTWDEMARKFLIKFFPPSKSAQLRSDIGQFRQLDQEPFYEAWERFKELLRRCPQHGYQNWMQVHIFYQGLNAPTRTIVDAAAGGALLAKTADEAFTLMEEMATNSYQWPNERSGPRKVAGLYEVDQMTALNAQIVALQIQMAALLAQNNPTVMESVVAAAAMQGQELSPEQAQFMANRSFPNNYRSNNMPNYYHPGLRNHENFSYANNKNVLQPPPRFNSQPQQEKKQSLEDILGTFIMESNKRFGKNEVRLENIETHMTNMGASMKKIETQVGQLANAVNSNQKGSFPSDTVVNPKESCQAVSLRSGKVLKEGDVQASSKEKVEPVV, from the coding sequence ATGCGAAGGACTAGGAGTTGTACACCTGTTGAGCCTCTGAATCCTGAAATTGAGCACACACTCCGTCAGTTGAGATCTAAGAAAAGGACTGAAGAGCTTAATATGGACAACAACGGGGTGAACAACAACGATGGCAATGGcaataataacaatcaaccaGCAGCTGCTGGGGCTCCTCTTAATCCAGCGCAGCGGGCAGTGCATGATTTTTGCATGCCTGTTGTGAATGAGAATCTCACTGGAATAGCAAATCCAGCCATTGCTGCCAACAACTTCGAATTGAAACCTGCACTAATCAACATGGTGCAACAAAATCAGTTTGGGGGTCTAGCTACTGAAGACCCTAACATTCACTTGGCCATATTTCTGGAGGTATGTGCCACAGTGAAGATGAATGGCGTTACTGATGATGCCATCAGATTGCgtctcttccctttctccttgaggGAAAGAGCCAGGAGTTGGTTGCAATCTTTGCAGCCTGGAACAATTACAACATGGGATGAGATGGCAAGAAAGTTCCTGATTAAGTTTTTCCCTCCTTCAAAGTCAGCCCAATTACGCAGCGATATTGGACAATTTCGACAGTTAGATCAAGAACCATTCTATGAGGCTTGGGAGAGGTTTAAGGAATTATTACGACGTTGCCCACAACATGGTTATCAAAATTGGATGCAAGTTCATATTTTTTATCAAGGGTTGAATGCTCCAACACGAACAATAGTTGATGCTGCTGCAGGGGGTGCTCTATTAGCCAAGACAGCTGATGAAGCCTTCACTTTGATGGAGGAAATGGCCACCAACAGTTATCAGTGGCCTAATGAAAGGTCAGGCCCAAGGAAAGTTGCTGGGTTGTATGAAGTTGATCAGATGACAGCCCTGAATGCCCAAATTGTTGCTCTACAAATCCAAATGGCTGCTCTATTAGCGCAAAATAATCCAACGGTTATGGAGAGTGTAGTAGCGGCTGCTGCAATGCAGGGGCAAGAATTGAGTCCAGAACAAGCCCAGTTTATGGCAAATCGTTCCTTCCCCAATAATTACAGAAGCAACAACATGCCTAATTATTATCATCCAGGATTGCGCAACCATGAAAATTTCTCTTATGCTAATAATAAAAATGTGTTGCAACCACCTCCGAGATTCAATTCTCAACCGCAACAAGAGAAAAAGCAGTCGTTGGAAGACATTTTGGGCACTTTTATTATGGAGTCTAACAAGAGGTTCGGAAAAAATGAAGTAAGACTCGAGAATATAgaaacccatatgactaacatggGTGCttcaatgaagaaaattgagacTCAAGTGGGTCAATTAGCTAATGCGGTGAATTCTAATCAGAAGGGAAGTTTTCCTAGTGACACTGTGGTAAATCCAAAGGAATCATGCCAAGCAGTTTCTTTGAGAAG